From one Mobula hypostoma chromosome 28, sMobHyp1.1, whole genome shotgun sequence genomic stretch:
- the LOC134339035 gene encoding ras-like GTP-binding protein RHO → MATVRKKLVVVGDGGCGKTSLLFVLSRDQFPEDYVPTVFETYVADIEVDGRQVELALWDTAGQEDYDRLRPLSYPDTHVILLCFSIDSPDSLWNILEKWVPEVRHFCPGVPVLLVGNKKDLRADERTRRELARSKKEPVRWEEGRAVAEKIGAHAYLECSAKTKDGVWEVFETATRATLKVSRSGCFDCHCVLL, encoded by the coding sequence ATGGCGACGgtgaggaagaagctggtggtggtTGGAGACGGGGGCTGCGGTAAGACCAGCCTGCTGTTCGTACTGAGCCGGGACCAGTTCCCTGAAGATTACGTCCCCACCGTGTTCGAGACCTACGTGGCGGACATCGAGGTGGACGGGAGGCAGGTGGAGCTGGCGCTGTGGGACACGGCGGGCCAGGAGGACTACGACCGCCTGCGACCCCTCTCCTACCCCGACACCCACGTCATCCTGCTCTGCTTCTCGATCGACAGCCCCGACTCCCTGTGGAACATCCTGGAGAAGTGGGTGCCCGAGGTCAGGCACTTCTGCCCCGGCGTGCCCGTGCTGCTGGTGGGCAACAAGAAGGACCTGCGCGCCGACGAGCGGACCCGGCGGGAGCTGGCCCGCAGCAAGAAGGAGCCGGTGCGGTGGGAGGAGGGCCGGGCCGTGGCCGAGAAGATCGGCGCCCACGCCTACCTGGAGTGCTCGGCCAAGACGAAGGACGGCGTCTGGGAGGTGTTCGAGACCGCCACCCGGGCCACGCTGAAGGTATCGCGGAGCGGGTGCTTCGACTGTCACTGCGTCCTGCTCTGA